One Manduca sexta isolate Smith_Timp_Sample1 chromosome 26, JHU_Msex_v1.0, whole genome shotgun sequence genomic region harbors:
- the LOC115451010 gene encoding cuticle protein 8-like has protein sequence MRMLVLFALVSVAAAAPVGGGLHGGISYAAPLAVHAAPLAFHAAPVVHAPVVHAVAAEPVSYPKYAFNYGVKDPHTGDIKSQQEVRDGDVVKGSYSLVEPDGSTRTVAYSADDHTGFNAVVHKSGHAVHPVAVAPVAHVAPVAHVAPVAQLAHYAAPTYAFSHYGGH, from the exons ATGCGG ATGCTCGTATTGTTTGCGCTGGTGAGCGTGGCGGCGGCTGCACCAGTGGGAGGTGGACTGCACGGCGGCATCTCATACGCAGCTCCCCTGGCAGTGCATGCAGCACCCCTGGCTTTTCACGCTGCGCCTGTGGTACATGCCCCTGTCGTACACGCAGTAGCAGCGGAACCAGTT tCTTATCCGAAGTACGCGTTTAACTACGGAGTCAAAGATCCCCACACCGGAGATATTAAATCACAACAAGAAGTCAGAGACGGTGATGTTGTTAAAG GCAGCTACTCACTAGTTGAGCCTGATGGTTCAACGCGCACAGTAGCATACTCCGCAGACGACCACACTGGGTTCAACGCGGTTGTACACAAATCTGGACACGCCGTGCACCCG GTGGCAGTAGCTCCAGTGGCGCACGTAGCGCCAGTAGCTCACGTGGCACCTGTGGCTCAACTGGCACATTACGCAGCGCCAACATACGCGTTCTCCCATTATGGCGGCCATTAA